A stretch of the Lolium perenne isolate Kyuss_39 chromosome 3, Kyuss_2.0, whole genome shotgun sequence genome encodes the following:
- the LOC127341998 gene encoding glyoxylate/hydroxypyruvate/pyruvate reductase 2KGR, whose translation MESLGVLLLHPMNAYLEQELDRRFRLIRLWDAPPGADARAAFLRANAAAIRAVVGNAGYNADAALIDALPALEIVASFSVGIDRVDLAKCRDRGIRVTNTPDVLTDDVADLAVGLAIAALRKIPQADRYVRAGLWKAKGDYTLTTRFSGKRVAILGLGRIGLAVAKRAEAFDCSISYHSRSQKPFPNYRFFTNVVDLAANCDVLIVACLLNAETHHIVSREVIHALGPEGVLINIGRGAHVDEPELVSALLEKRLGAAGLDVFEHEPFPPEQLLGLDNVVLVPHVGSDTEETCKAMADLVLQNLEAHALNKPLLTPVI comes from the exons atggaGTCCCTCGGCGTGCTGCTGCTGCACCCGATGAACGCGTACCTGGAGCAAGAGCTGGACCGCCGCTTCCGCCTCATCCGGCTCTGGGACGCCCCGCCGGGCGCCGACGCgcgcgccgccttcctccgcgccaacgccgccgccatcCGCGCCGTCGTCGGAAACGCCGGCTACAACGCCGACGCGGCGCTCATCGACGCGCTGCCGGCGCTCGAGATCGTCGCCTCCTTCTCCGTCGGCATCGACCGCGTCGACCTCGCCAAGTGCCGCGACCGCGGGATCCGCGTCACCAACACCCCCGACGTCCTCACCGACGACGTCGCCGACCTCGCCGTCGGACTCGCCATCGCCGCGCTGCGCAAGATCCCGCAGGCCGACCGATACGTGCGCGCCGGGCTGTGGAAGGCCAAGGGCGACTACACTTTGACCACGCGG TTCAGTGGTAAAAGAGTTGCTATTCTTGGGCTTGGCAGGATAGGTTTAGCTGTAGCAAAAAGAGCTGAGGCATTTGATTGCTCGATCAGTTATCATTCAAGATCACAGAAGCCATTTCCAAACTACAGGTTCTTTACAAATGTTGTTGACCTGGCAGCCAATTGTGACGTGCTTATTGTGGCATGTTTGCTTAATGCAGAAACCCATCACATTGTTAGTCGTGAAGTCATCCATGCATTAGGACCAGAGGGTGTACTAATAAACATTGGCCGTGGAGCACACGTGGATGAACCTGAGCTTGTGTCTGCTCTTCTTGAGAAACGCTTGGGAGCAGCAGGCCTTGATGTGTTTGAACATGAGCCCTTTCCTCCAGAGCAGCTTCTTGGTTTAGATAATGTCGTGTTGGTCCCCCATGTAGGAAGTGATACAGAAGAAACATGCAAGGCAATGGCTGATCTAGTTCTACAGAATTTGGAGGCACATGCTTTGAACAAGCCCTTACTCACTCCAGTCATCTGA
- the LOC127341999 gene encoding hydroxyphenylpyruvate reductase-like: MDSLVVLLLYPVNAYLEQELDRRFSLLRLWEHSPPDSLFRAHGLAIRAVVGYPGHKVDAALLDALPSLEIFSSFSVGIDHVDLAECRQRGVRVTHTPGVLTDDVADLAVGLAVAALRRIPQADRYVRAGSWTAKGDYTLTTRFSGKRVGIIGLGRIGLAVATRVEAFDCPVNYYQRTKKEYPNYTYYPSVVELAANSDVLVVACPLNEQTRHIVNREVIDALGPKGVLINIGRGPHVDEPELVSALVEGRLGGAGLDVFEDEPNVPEALFNLDNVVLVPHVGSGTHETRQAMADLVLGNLEAHVLKKPLLTPVV, translated from the exons ATGGACTCCCTAGTGGTGCTACTGCTGTACCCCGTGAACGCCTACCTGGAGCAGGAGCTGGACCGCCGCTTCAGCCTCCTCCGCCTCTGGGAGCACTCCCCGCCCGACTCCCTCTTCCGCGCCCACGGGCTCGCCATCCGCGCCGTCGTCGGATATCCCGGCCACAAGGTCGACGCCGCGCTCCTGGACGCCCTGCCGTCCCTGGAGATCTTCTCGTCCTTCTCCGTCGGCATCGACCACGTCGACCTCGCCGAGTGCCGCCAGCGGGGGGTCCGCGTCACCCACACCCCCGGCGTCCTCACCGACGACGTCGCCGACCTCGCCGtcggcctcgccgtcgccgcgctGCGGAGGATCCCGCAGGCCGACCGGTACGTGCGCGCCGGCTCCTGGACGGCCAAGGGCGACTACACGCTCACCACGCGG TTCAGTGGCAAAAGAGTGGGCATCATTGGGCTGGGCAGGATAGGGCTTGCTGTTGCCACAAGGGTGGAGGCCTTTGATTGCCCAGTCAACTACTACCAGAGAACAAAGAAAGAGTACCCCAATTACACCTATTACCCTAGTGTGGTTGAATTGGCAGCAAACAGCGATGTTCTCGTGGTGGCTTGCCCACTGAATGAGCAGACCCGCCACATTGTCAACCGTGAGGTGATCGATGCGCTGGGTCCCAAGGGCGTGCTCATAAATATCGGGCGTGGCCCTCATGTCGATGAGCCTGAGCTCGTCTCTGCGCTCGTCGAGGGGCGCCTCGGTGGGGCAGGCCTTGACGTGTTTGAGGATGAGCCCAACGTCCCGGAAGCGCTCTTTAACCTTGACAACGTCGTCCTGGTGCCGCACGTGGGGAGCGGGACACACGAGACTCGTCAAGCGATGGCGGACCTGGTACTCGGTAACCTGGAGGCGCATGTCCTGAAGAAGCCGCTGCTGACTCCCGTTGTGTGA